From a region of the Thermococcus sp. 21S7 genome:
- a CDS encoding proton-conducting transporter membrane subunit, which yields MIFALMFLLAIIVGLVFRNSKVVSVLSALASISLVVEATGGIVFHTAISGITVAFATDDLSRFFAILVGVAGFAVSVYSLSYMGRRHLVTAAYPLFVLSMALIVLARDFLTLLIFWELMTAASYVLIMYNHERRETLRASVVYLVAMHALNTAPLIMGLGYIYSHAGTLDYSALSGAVVPSWVIWALTVGFLAKAGIFPLHFWLPEAHPVAPSNVSALLSGVMLKMAVYGMLRTLETFGRAGSIAVPLVVLSIVTIALGSLLALNQKDIKRMMAYSSIDNMGYIFLGIGAYLLLSGELREVAITAVLLHSFNHMLFKNLLFMLSGNILHATGRKDTGIRGLSREMPITFGLSIVGILAVSGVPPLNGFASKWLIYRATFLSKNPLLVAGGAVALLGSALTLAAYLKLYRVFTGEPNVEAEEAPLPMLLGEGILAFLCVVGGVVPGVLLRPVGLPYPTTLDLPLFTLIIAVLIASLLVALPPRARESGVWTNGEPVEEFDIKPEHMYTGVSGAVQRISAAGEGIQSLALSGSRFYRSTGGGYIDEALFMPLIRLSCGFGACFKELSKELNGMLATTFLVLVAMVIAFLAFVGVIG from the coding sequence ATGATATTTGCGCTGATGTTTCTCCTGGCTATCATCGTAGGACTGGTGTTCAGAAACTCGAAGGTAGTGAGCGTTCTTTCGGCGCTCGCGTCCATTTCCCTGGTGGTTGAGGCTACCGGAGGAATCGTCTTCCACACCGCCATCTCAGGAATCACCGTTGCCTTTGCCACCGATGACCTGTCCAGGTTCTTCGCCATACTCGTGGGGGTGGCGGGCTTTGCCGTCTCCGTGTACTCGCTCTCCTATATGGGCAGGAGGCACCTCGTGACCGCGGCGTACCCCCTATTTGTGCTTTCTATGGCCTTGATAGTCCTCGCCAGGGACTTCCTCACTCTCCTGATTTTCTGGGAGCTGATGACGGCCGCTTCCTACGTCCTCATCATGTATAACCACGAGAGGAGGGAAACCCTGAGGGCCAGCGTCGTGTACCTTGTTGCAATGCACGCCCTGAACACTGCACCTCTGATTATGGGGCTGGGCTACATCTACAGTCATGCGGGAACCCTTGACTATTCGGCGCTAAGCGGTGCTGTAGTTCCCTCATGGGTGATCTGGGCATTGACCGTGGGGTTCCTAGCAAAGGCGGGCATTTTCCCCCTGCATTTCTGGCTCCCCGAGGCCCATCCCGTTGCACCGAGTAACGTTTCGGCACTCCTCAGTGGGGTTATGCTCAAAATGGCGGTCTATGGGATGTTAAGAACCTTGGAAACGTTCGGTAGGGCGGGTTCAATAGCAGTCCCGCTTGTGGTGCTCTCAATCGTCACAATCGCCCTCGGTTCGTTGCTGGCACTCAACCAGAAGGACATCAAGAGGATGATGGCCTACTCAAGCATCGACAACATGGGATACATATTCCTAGGAATTGGGGCGTACCTGCTCCTTTCGGGGGAGCTTAGGGAAGTGGCCATAACAGCCGTCCTGCTGCACTCCTTCAACCACATGCTGTTCAAGAACCTCCTTTTCATGCTCTCCGGCAACATCCTCCACGCAACGGGAAGGAAGGACACGGGCATCAGGGGGCTCTCAAGAGAGATGCCCATCACTTTCGGACTGTCAATCGTTGGAATCCTTGCGGTGTCGGGTGTACCCCCTCTGAATGGCTTTGCGAGCAAGTGGCTGATTTACAGGGCGACATTCCTATCGAAGAACCCTCTCCTGGTGGCGGGCGGTGCAGTTGCACTCCTCGGGAGCGCGCTCACCCTGGCGGCCTACCTCAAGCTTTACCGTGTGTTTACCGGTGAGCCAAACGTCGAGGCCGAGGAGGCTCCCTTACCAATGCTCCTTGGCGAGGGGATTCTTGCGTTCCTCTGCGTTGTGGGCGGTGTTGTTCCCGGTGTGCTACTGCGTCCGGTGGGCCTTCCATACCCGACAACGCTTGACCTCCCGCTCTTTACCCTGATAATAGCTGTGCTCATTGCGTCCCTGCTCGTGGCACTGCCTCCCAGGGCAAGGGAGAGCGGAGTCTGGACCAACGGGGAACCCGTAGAGGAGTTTGACATAAAGCCGGAGCACATGTACACCGGCGTTTCGGGGGCAGTGCAGAGGATCTCGGCGGCGGGGGAGGGAATCCAGTCCCTGGCACTATCCGGGAGCAGGTTCTACCGTTCGACTGGAGGGGGCTACATTGACGAGGCGCTGTTCATGCCGCTGATCAGGCTCTCCTGCGGGTTCGGGGCATGCTTCAAGGAGCTGTCGAAGGAGCTGAACGGGATGCTCGCGACAACTTTCCTCGTGCTCGTGGCGATGGTAATCGCGTTCCTGGCCTTCGTGGGGGTGATAGGATGA